Part of the Candidatus Cloacimonadota bacterium genome is shown below.
GCTATGTATACCAATATATCTTCAAGTTTTGCAGTGGTTTCTCCAATTGAAATCATCTCTGGCACCATATCAGGGAATACATCGGTCTGCCTGAGAGAGTATGCAAGGCTCTTACCCTTGTTAACCGATTCAATGCAATGTTCGAGTTTGGTGCGAAAATATGAGTTATGCGAGATTTTAACGCTTACGCGTAGAGAATCGCTTAGTGAATTACCACTCTTAATCAGTAACC
Proteins encoded:
- a CDS encoding type II secretion system F family protein, giving the protein LLIKSGNSLSDSLRVSVKISHNSYFRTKLEHCIESVNKGKSLAYSLRQTDVFPDMVPEMISIGETTAKLEDILVYIAEFYDKELDTVADTISAIIEPVIITAVGLFISIIIISLYLPLFDLVNIINY